Below is a genomic region from Trichoderma asperellum chromosome 2, complete sequence.
ATGATAAAATTAAGTGTCATTcaatagaaaaaaaaccgGCATCCAAGAATTGCGAatacagaaaaaaaaaaaaaaaaaaaaatatgatcGTATTGCTTTGAGATATAGCACAGGGCTAGCGAGGATCCTGAAAATGTAAGATGTTGGCTTAAGGGAGCGCTGGAAAAATAGTAACACAAAATAGAGGCCCAGAGCTCACGGCAGTTCTCGAGAATTGGCCCCACGCAGACGCGTCGAGACGCGACGGCGAACACTTTACGCGATGTCACATGCATCCACTTTCTCTGCAGTTCACCGTTGAGAGCTTTGGCTCTGCTCTATCctgctagtactactactagtaggaaGAGTCTAAGCTCTGAAAAAGTTACTTTGTAGCTAAAGTAGGCTTACAAAGAATTAATGAAATCGCTGTATTGCATTCTGAAGGTGGAGTGTTTTCCGACTGACAGCTTATACTAGGAGTAGCGACAACTCGAGTCTGCGGTTAAGGCACAACGCAAACATCACAAGGCCAAAAGTACAAATGTATACAGATGGATGAATTAACAAAACGCTTGTAAATAGTGTACAAATAATATGCATACAACGAAAATATCAAGACTCTGGGCCTTCTGTTGCCGAGACCGTCGGTATCCTTCTCCTTACTGATTCGTCCTCTTCGCCTTTGCTCCGTAACAAGACACTCTTGTCACcgccatcatctccttccTGTCCCACAACCCAGGACTGGACCACTTCTTTGATCTCTTTGACAGCACCTTGTTTACTCTTCGCCTCTCCCATCCTCCACATGTAGCTTGAATAGACAGCCACTTCCGCGATGGCAACCACTATGCTGCCGCCAAGCGTCAAGAACACTCGAGACGATAGGCTCCACCACCGGCCGGCAATCCATAACGTAGCCGCAACTCCAACAATGCTGACGAGGAAATTGATGATGAGCATTACTTGACGCTGCACCTCGTTGTATGTAATTTCGTCGTCGCCAAGGTCTTCTGCTTTGGAAGGTCGGTTGGCCTCTGCAAAGGCATGGGCGGCGTTGGGAAATCGGTTTTGGAATGTCTCGAGGGGAGGCGGTGGATTGACCATGCGTTCGTAGGCGCGGGCATCTTCTTCGCGGCGAAGCCGGGCCATGAGAGCTTTGTATTCTTCAGACTAGTGATGAAAAGGCAATTGTCAGCATATTGGTGGTTGGTCTTGGTTTACATGGCTCGGAATTGAAACTCACCGGCTCTGGTTttggtggcggaggagggaTGTAGACGTGAGATCCTTGAAGCAGCTGCTCTAGACTATATTTGGGCTCTGAAGCCTCTGTAGCCCTGAGCCTCCTGTAAAGGCCGACTATATCGCTGTGGGAAATGGGGTTGCCAACGGCTGGCTCTgtcgatgatgaagctgcgtCATTGCTCTGATCCCGGCTTGCCTCGTTGCTGTATTCGTCTGCTGTGCCCTGGTCGTCTGCTTTGTGCGGCTCTTCCACCTCCTTTAATGCGTCCACAATGGACGGCGTCATTGTTAAAAGCACCATGATGGCCTGGAGAGCGTTGCTCTTTCTTTATGGTGTCTGTAGATTGGTCGGCTCAATCCATGAGCCCAACGGATACGCAGCTCGGCCATAAGTGGGGCGCGGCCGCTTGCAGGTGGAAGCTTCAATAGGCTATCGGTTCGCCAAGGCCTCAGGACGCAAGGCGGGCGTTCCGGAGCTTTACGGAGCGCTAGAGGACAGCTACAGCGCTGTTGTGCAGTAGCATTACAGGGCTTCGAGGCCCCTGTAGGCCCAGGCGTGCGGCGCTGAAGGCCACCGGCCAATGACCAGCTGCGACCGGTCCCGGTTCAGCCCCTCAGCTCCATCAGAAAGTCCCGCCAAACGGCTGCGCAAAAGTTTCGGAAGGCTGGATTCGAGCTGGACGGGCGCTCAAAACACCAGACGAAGGAATCTCCTCATCTCAACGGCCGATTGAACCGCACGACTTTGCGGCCCTTC
It encodes:
- a CDS encoding uncharacterized protein (EggNog:ENOG41~TransMembrane:2 (i173-195o201-222i)), with the translated sequence MVLLTMTPSIVDALKEVEEPHKADDQGTADEYSNEASRDQSNDAASSSTEPAVGNPISHSDIVGLYRRLRATEASEPKYSLEQLLQGSHVYIPPPPPKPEPSEEYKALMARLRREEDARAYERMVNPPPPLETFQNRFPNAAHAFAEANRPSKAEDLGDDEITYNEVQRQVMLIINFLVSIVGVAATLWIAGRWWSLSSRVFLTLGGSIVVAIAEVAVYSSYMWRMGEAKSKQGAVKEIKEVVQSWVVGQEGDDGGDKSVLLRSKGEEDESVRRRIPTVSATEGPES